The Equus caballus isolate H_3958 breed thoroughbred chromosome 12, TB-T2T, whole genome shotgun sequence genome contains a region encoding:
- the LOC106781493 gene encoding ral guanine nucleotide dissociation stimulator-like: MQHPADTSQRWAWALDTSTVDKRSCPRLWTVHNTPLERLVAHLVPAFLLCDTTFIYSFLLTYKAVATTQQVLDEFFNSYRFILFCRVDDAPTRLWKKALAFILGMWMESYPQDFCQPPDFPSLRRVLAFLAFSMPGSQVVHQARLLLSQLLHPEPSEAESHAPAPEKDPNPAEHRPPAPTLVPTTPQSHRSTSSAAAASSLSPDGTSSDGKTIHVLPGTSLSPWTVAPSLISAPSPLPPVH, translated from the exons ATGCAGCACCCGGCCGACACAAGCCAGCGCTGGGCctgg GCTCTCGACACATCCACAGTGGACAAGAGATCGTGTCCCCGGCTGTGGACGGTTCACAACACTCCACTCGAGCGTCTGGTGGCTCACCTTGTGCCCGCCTTCCTGCTGTGTGACACCACTTTTATCTACAGCTTCCTGTTGACATACAAAGCTGTGGCCACCACACAACAGGTCCTAGATGAGTTCTTTAATAG TTACAGATTCATCCTCTTTTGTAGAGTGGACGACGCACCCACCCGCCTATGGAAAAA GGCCTTGGCCTTCATTCTCGGCATGTGGATGGAATCCTATCCCCAGGACTTTTGCCAGCCCCCAGACTTTCCCAGCTTGAGAAGGGTATTGGCCTTCCTTGCGTTCAGCATGCCAGGCTCGCAGGTGGTGCATCAAGCTCGCCTTCTGCTTTCACAGTTGCTGCACCCTGAACCCAGCGAGGCAGAGAGTCACG CACCAGCTCCTGAGAAAGATCCCAACCCAGCTGAACATCGCCCCCCTGCTCCAACTCTAGTGCCCACCACACCTCAGAGCCACAGATCGACGTCCAGCGCCGCAGCCGCCTCGAGCCTCAGCCCGGATGGCACTTCAAGTGATGGAAAGACCATTCACGTCCTCCCAGGGACGAGCCTCAGCCCCTGGACCGTGGCCCCATCGCTGATTTCCGCCCCTTCCCCTTTACCGCCAGTTCATTAA